The DNA sequence CCGTCGGCCTGCCCGAATACACCCATTCGCATACGGATTTGCCTCAGCTCCAACGCTCGTCTGCCATCAACGCGTAGTCCACCCTGATCGTCCTCTCGCTCCATCTCCATTATATCTCGCCGGTTGATTAAAACTGAGAAAGTttgtatattctttttatctctcacACAAGTCGCGatacaatatttttcgaaatcgTTTACACACGCTCGCACGTAGACACGTGAAGCACGTGGAGCAGATTTCCACATACGCGAACTGCTCCatctataaataaagaagCTTTCAAATGGAGATACGAAATATACGAATATGCAATAGGATGCAAAATCCGTTACTCCGTGTCTTTTTAATCTGCCAGTACATCAAGCaagactaaaaaataaatttataaaataaacgtgtcaagaataatttatagaatttatgTGAATGTATTAATTTGACTATTGAATGTTTGGAATGTTTGCCGCGTTTTTTTGTGGTTAGGCGCTCGTGTTACtcgtaaaaatatgaaatctGTTAGCGGagtaaaatgaaaagaatCAAAATTGTGCCGGATAGGCCGAATCATCTGTTTGAAAGCTGGTTAAAGGAATGGAGGGATCAAGCGGCACTTCGAAATTCAGAGCTACACAGTCACTTCACGAAAGCTCTCGAGTCGTTGAGGCGGTATCCGTTGCCTTTGGAATCTGGCAAGGaatgtataattttgcaacacTTCGGCACAAAGTTGTGCACAATGCTGGATAAAAAGTTGGAGGAGTATAAGAAACAGAAATCTATTAAAGCAATCGATAACTGCATCTCTGATGCTTGCAGTAATAACGACTATACAAGTATATCAAGAGAAAAGACTGTAGAAGAATGCCAAGTATTTGAAATACAGGATAAAGAAGCAGTGGTTAAACAAGCTAtgaatactaaaaaaaatacgaacaaATTGgcaaatgcaaataaaattatatcacaaGAAATTGACAGATATATTTCTTTGGAACCAAACACTTTTGATATTGTATTATTGGTGGATACTCAAGAAACTTGTGGGTGagtatttaattacatttgtaatttatatcgttaattataaaaaggtTTAAAGCTAtgtcattaaatatattctagtAAGAAAACGAAGCCTCAGCATGATGCCACACTTGCAGAATTGACACAACTTGGTGTACTGTTTGAAGTACGTCGTTTGAAAGTTGGTGATTTTGCATGGATAGCCAGATGTCATAAAACTAATAATGAATTGGTTTTGCCTTACATAATAGAGAGGAAACGAATGGATGATTTAAGCGCAAGCATTATAGATGGAAGATTTCATGAACAAAAGgtaatgtagaaaatataattatctttttttttgacatAGCCTTGATTTTACATACTTaattatctatatattttttgcttcCATATTTCAGTTTCGATTGAAGCAATCTGgtattgaaaatttgatgTATATAGTGGAGAATATTGATAAGAATTTACAATTTGCTGTTCCACTTTCATCATTGTTGCAAGCTTCAGTAAATAGTTTGGTACAAGATGGTTTTACCATAAAATACACAAAAAATCATAAAGAATCAATGTTACACTTATCATGTATAacaaagattttaattaaaacttacaaggtatatattatacaagaAACATTATAGTTGCATGCATGAATGGATGTTTAATGCTTTTTATAATGAATAACAATTGtgttttagaataaaaaactCGTTGGATGCAAGAAAGAACAGCTTACCCAGACAAGCAATGTAGGAAGTACATTACATTTAATGGAATTTAAAGAATTCAATAAATCATCCTCTAAACAAAGAGTATGTATTAAGTATGTGTTACACTTTCTGtgtattacataaaaaatgtttcggCTTATcggttttttctttcctttcagACATTCAAAGTGAGCGAGATGTTTATTCGTCAGTTGTTACAATTGAAAGGCATGTCTGTTGATAAAGCCTTGGCGATTGTAGAACGGTATGCCTCACCACAAATTTTGATCACAGCTTTAGAAAATTCTATCAATGGCGAACAATTATTGGCAAACATTCAGGTTGGTGATAAAAAACGTCGACTCGGACCCACTATCAGTAAGactatttatcaattttatacgatGGACCAATTGacatgattaataaaaatacaatttatctatctttttttttatatacatttaactTGTTTGAATTTCGTTCACTTctagatatatttttgtcgttATCGAAACGActcatatttttcaaataaaaaaagagcatTAGAAAAATTGCGGAAAATTACCTTAAAAcaaaccattttttttaatgctgtattattttcagagagagaaaaatgaaagaaaaaaagatattttaattttttaataatttgtgcGTCTTTTTTCTATAGGTATAGCGCTCGAATAAGCGGTTGAATGCGCAATTTAATGTAATAGCatatgaaaaatgtaaatattcgTAGCGTGGAAGAACAATTTCCAACACTTTTATTTTCCCCTTTCAATAAAGTGACATAATTCTCTCGCGCAAGTTAATAGCTGGGTTATAGACGGTTATAGCGTGTTTCTTTACgtctcaaatattttttcagttATTCTCGAATCTTTGGAATAGATGGAGTTCACTGTAGATCAGtactataaattaaatcgtttagTATTGTCCATATACGGACTATGGCCTTATCACAGCCGAACTGTGAACGCTTGGATCATGCGgacatttacaattttatttttgatttggGCTACAACAACTCAGGTACTTTGGTAATTTTTCTGaagtacttttaatttattttttattttttaattacttttatatacctgcattttatattataaaattttcctgATAAAGACAATGAAAagtgtaaaaatatgtttcaatAATACTTCAAAAAACTGGCgcctaaattaaaatagaatttttatctaaattcgaaagaaaattaattgtatgaAATGTATGAAAATCAAAAGTAAATACTTTGTAGAACAAAAGATAAtttcgagtaaaaaaaaaaaaaaaaaaaagagaataaaaaaaaagatgcttTTCTAGGTAATTAAAATCTGCACGACAGAATTAACAGCAGATTTTATACTTGATTGTCTACCTATTATCATTCCTAATATCGGTGCAATAGCGCAGTTCGTGTATCGTATAATAATCAATGACAGAGTAAGGAACATATATAAACAGTACTTTTTATtcgtagaaaatttatataactgatttaatttacatttgatgaaatattaatatgtaatataaaaaaaaaaaaaatttatgaatgaaatatatatttaatttacagctGAAGGATTTACTCGATCAAATTAAAACCGACTGGAACCACGCGAGATCTCAgaatgaaattgaaattatgcAAACAAATGCTACACTCGCTAAAATAACGACGAAATGGTTTTTGCGTAAGTGAAAcctcattaaaaaatttcattataaacTTAGAAACATATGTATTTTACAGATGTTTATTTAATCTTGATTATACttgtaaagtaattaatattttattataaattattccatGTTCCATCGCAAAgctctttttcaattttatgttTGATGTCACTTCGAGAAACAATCGTAGACTCTTAACATATGTATAACTACGCATACGATAATtgatcttaattaaattacgtgtTCCAGTTTATATGTTTGTGGGCATATCGGTGTATATGCTTAGCACATTTATTCCTCAAGTCCTCGACGTGTTTCTACCACTAAACGAGTCACGTTCACGCGAGCATCCATTCCACGCCGAATTCTTCCTCGATGACGAAAAGGATTTTTACACTATTCGATTTATAATGTATTTCGGTATCTTATTCGTACTAGGAGTAATTCTTGCCAACGGGACTATTTTCGTCGTGTACATGCAACATGTCACTGGGATGTTTACCATATTGGGGTACtattcttaaatatatttatatcattatttattcacTAAATAAGCGAAAATGTTTAGTGCGACCATAGTCGAATTTTAGTTTACTTCGTATCAGAAGCAAACACCAACGACGcgtgttaaatatatatgattgctattcaaattaattttataaaatatctctcgACCATTTATTTCTCGCACCAAAATCTCAATCTGAAAAATGTACTCCGTCTCACTTCGCGTGCATTTATTGTACAGATACCGTGCAGAGCTGTCGTTTAACGATAAGAAACTGTTGCCCATGAATCAATTCGTTCGTGAGAAACATTATGGAAGCGTTGCTCTCTTTGTTCAAGATCACCGCAGCATTTTACAGTTAGTAGTCCCTTGACAATGACACACGTAAGTGCGGATGCATGTATGTACAAGATAACATCGTTTTCTATAAtacacataaattaaaaaaaaaaaaaaaaaaattttttctgcaAAATGATGTTGAGTTTGTTTCAATCGGGTCATTcatcattaaattgtttagTTTCAGTGATATATTTCCTGGTTTATCTTGTATGTATGATGAATGCggcacatacatatatgtgtatacatatTTGGCCATTTGTAGAATGACGATTAATTTCTTCCAGGTACGTTTTATGCTGAGTAAACGTATCACTGCACGAGTGCCAATAATTCTTATTGAAACAttctacgttattaatttgcaaataattttctttttacaatccAAGGTTTGTGGACATTATTCAGTCGTGTTACGGGTTGAATCTCTTCCTcgaatttttaagtttaatgaTACTTATAGGCCTCACCCTGGTACAAGTGAGTGTTCCACGGATAATATCTGAATTGGTAAATGCACTGCACTAAAACGCTGCGCACTGTCGAGCAAAATTAACGAATCGGAGATCAAGTTGCAATGAGattacgttgtaaaaattaaattaaacgaaaactGCACAGTGGCTGTTTAGGTAATTAAATTCTCTGGGACCTCGGACCGATCAATTAGATCCGCAGCTTATATCACTGGACAGCTGACTTACATGTTTATGTATAGTTATATGGGTCAGCAGTTAATAGATAAGAGTACACAATTATCTATGAAAATGTAAgtgttatatatgtatatgcatatatgcaCAAATTTTTTGTAAGATACCATTGTTCTTCTTACACttattttgtgaaaaatttaactttgatATTTGCAACCAGATATAACGCAAGGTGGTACAGGATACCTATATCGAAGCAAAGAATGATGCTGTATATTATGTTAAAATGTGTGaatacaattacaattaacgcGTACAATATCTATGTTCTGAGCCTGGAGAGTTTTTCGGCGGTAAGTAAAAagttgata is a window from the Cardiocondyla obscurior isolate alpha-2009 linkage group LG01, Cobs3.1, whole genome shotgun sequence genome containing:
- the Mus81 gene encoding crossover junction endonuclease MUS81, with product MKRIKIVPDRPNHLFESWLKEWRDQAALRNSELHSHFTKALESLRRYPLPLESGKECIILQHFGTKLCTMLDKKLEEYKKQKSIKAIDNCISDACSNNDYTSISREKTVEECQVFEIQDKEAVVKQAMNTKKNTNKLANANKIISQEIDRYISLEPNTFDIVLLVDTQETCGKKTKPQHDATLAELTQLGVLFEVRRLKVGDFAWIARCHKTNNELVLPYIIERKRMDDLSASIIDGRFHEQKFRLKQSGIENLMYIVENIDKNLQFAVPLSSLLQASVNSLVQDGFTIKYTKNHKESMLHLSCITKILIKTYKNKKLVGCKKEQLTQTSNVGSTLHLMEFKEFNKSSSKQRTFKVSEMFIRQLLQLKGMSVDKALAIVERYASPQILITALENSINGEQLLANIQVGDKKRRLGPTIIYMFVGISVYMLSTFIPQVLDVFLPLNESRSREHPFHAEFFLDDEKDFYTIRFIMYFGILFVLGVILANGTIFVVYMQHVTGMFTILGYRAELSFNDKKLLPMNQFVREKHYGSVALFVQDHRSILQFVDIIQSCYGLNLFLEFLSLMILIGLTLVQVIKFSGTSDRSIRSAAYITGQLTYMFMYSYMGQQLIDKSTQLSMKIYNARWYRIPISKQRMMLYIMLKCVNTITINAYNIYVLSLESFSAIVQSAVSVCMLLRRV